Proteins encoded in a region of the Melospiza georgiana isolate bMelGeo1 chromosome 2, bMelGeo1.pri, whole genome shotgun sequence genome:
- the LOC131095525 gene encoding uncharacterized protein LOC131095525: MVVPGRQEDGASLEQLLDHGWKRVGQGNRLWQPRDPPGPAAPSAPLPVPRGAPWRTRHRSSALRGHRAPLTARQRRGHRAPLYRDTALPCESHSARIPPLRVRIPGGSPPNDRGWGRCSRCGCTQCGPGGGQKPPKGWQPSRPLGSAGGAVPAACRTHVPVWAPGYRDSAGTDTAEALPVAPQPGAALNRHTEIAQPRQTPPTAQKDPEEQRALPGMEARAVCRGAQTAVPVSDLPELPHSSQIWNPKQYTWEMPQNQRFKRDEVWNFPGSQLKCRSEGKLLQVGPTGGVLKAGTCIPFMRGKNVQRLLLKL; encoded by the exons ATGGTGGTGCCGGGCCGCCAGGAAGACGGCgcttccctggagcagctgctggatcaCGGCTGGAAACGGGTAGGGCAGGGGAACCGCCTGTGGCAGCCCCGGGAccccccgggccccgccgctcccTCAGCGCCGCTGCCCGTCCCGCGGGGCGCCCCCTGGCGGACACGGCACCGCTCCTCAGCTCTGCGGGGACACCGAGCCCCCCTCACGGCCCGGCAGCGCCGCGGCCACCGCGCTCCCCTGTACCGGGACACCGCACTCCCCTGTGAGAGCCACAGCGCCCGCATCCCCCCGCTCCGTGTCCGCATCCCCGGGGGATCCCCGCCGAACGACCGGGGCTGGGGCCGCTGCTCCCGCTGCGGCTGTACCCAGTGTGGGCCTGGAGGAGGCCAGAAGCCCCCGAAGGGCTGGCAGCCCTCACGTCCCTTGGgatctgcaggaggagctgtgcctgcGGCGTGCCGAACACACGTCCCGGTGTGGGCACCGGGGTACCGGGACAGCGCTGGCACAGACACGGCTGAAGCGCTGCCTGTGGCCCcgcagccaggggctgctctgaacAGGCACACGGAGATAGCTCAGCCCAGACAGACACCACCGACAGCCCAGAAGGACCCCGAGGAGCAGCGGGCATTGCCTGGAATGGAGGCACGGGCCGTTTGCAGAGGGGCTCAGACAGCAGTTCCCGTTTCTGAcctcccagagctcccacacagctcccag ATATGGAATCCCAAGCAGTATACCTGGGAGATGCCTCAAAATCAGAGGTTCAAGCGGGATGAAGTTTGGAACTTCCCAGGGAGTCAGCTGAAGTGCAGAAGTGAAGGAAAACTTTTGCAGGTGGGTCCCACTGGAGGTGTGCTGAAGGCAGGGACGTGCATCCCTTTCATGAGGGGTAAAAatgtgcagaggctgctgctgaagctctga